From Thunnus maccoyii chromosome 21, fThuMac1.1, whole genome shotgun sequence, the proteins below share one genomic window:
- the thtpa gene encoding thiamine-triphosphatase isoform X2 — MSVEVERKFLCSADTLKTLEEMGVCVGQRQFHDQYFDTPVFDLTLKDMWLRKRKGCWELKCPTTTVNRTEETSGEQSKAAALCTRYKEITNLPDIQQRVKEVIKEDTDSETAEKISSQEDESWLSKMNLVCFAEFTTVRRSFTLEEEGVQIDLDQADFGYHVGEIEVLVPEGGDEQSALEKIERTAQKLGLTGHQRVEGKMNIYLKRNRPEHYEKLLSEHVL, encoded by the exons ATGAGTGTGGAAGTGGAGAGAAAGTTTTTATGCAGCGCTGACACTCTGAAAACACTGGAGGAGATGGGGG tgtgtgttggtcaacGGCAGTTTCATGACCAGTACTTTGACACGCCAGTGTTTGACCTCACTTTGAAAGACATGTGGCTGCGTAAACGTAAAGGATGCTGGGAGCTCAAGTGCCCGACAACAACAGTCAACAGAACAGAGGAGACAAGTGGGGAACAATCTAAAGCGGCTGCGCTGTGTACCCGCTACAAGGAGATAACCAATCTGCCCGATATTCagcagagagtgaaagaggtCATCAAAGAGGACACGGACAgtgaaacagcagagaaaatctCATCACAGGAGGATGAGTCTTGGCTGAGTAAAATGAATCTGGTCTGCTTTGCCGAGTTTACAACAGTGCGGCGGTCATTCACTttagaggaggagggggtgcaGATAGATCTAGACCAAGCTGACTTTGGCTACCATGTGGGAGAGATAGAGGTCCTAGTACCAGAGGGAGGAGATGAGCAGTCTGCCCTGGAGAAGATTGAAAGAACAGCTCAGAAGCTGG GTCTGACTGGACATCAACGAGTTGAgggaaaaatgaatatttaccTTAAAAGAAATCGCCCAGAGCACTATGAAAAACTACTGAGTGAACATGTTTTGTAA
- the thtpa gene encoding thiamine-triphosphatase isoform X1, translating to MSVEVERKFLCSADTLKTLEEMGAVCVGQRQFHDQYFDTPVFDLTLKDMWLRKRKGCWELKCPTTTVNRTEETSGEQSKAAALCTRYKEITNLPDIQQRVKEVIKEDTDSETAEKISSQEDESWLSKMNLVCFAEFTTVRRSFTLEEEGVQIDLDQADFGYHVGEIEVLVPEGGDEQSALEKIERTAQKLGLTGHQRVEGKMNIYLKRNRPEHYEKLLSEHVL from the exons ATGAGTGTGGAAGTGGAGAGAAAGTTTTTATGCAGCGCTGACACTCTGAAAACACTGGAGGAGATGGGGG cagtgtgtgttggtcaacGGCAGTTTCATGACCAGTACTTTGACACGCCAGTGTTTGACCTCACTTTGAAAGACATGTGGCTGCGTAAACGTAAAGGATGCTGGGAGCTCAAGTGCCCGACAACAACAGTCAACAGAACAGAGGAGACAAGTGGGGAACAATCTAAAGCGGCTGCGCTGTGTACCCGCTACAAGGAGATAACCAATCTGCCCGATATTCagcagagagtgaaagaggtCATCAAAGAGGACACGGACAgtgaaacagcagagaaaatctCATCACAGGAGGATGAGTCTTGGCTGAGTAAAATGAATCTGGTCTGCTTTGCCGAGTTTACAACAGTGCGGCGGTCATTCACTttagaggaggagggggtgcaGATAGATCTAGACCAAGCTGACTTTGGCTACCATGTGGGAGAGATAGAGGTCCTAGTACCAGAGGGAGGAGATGAGCAGTCTGCCCTGGAGAAGATTGAAAGAACAGCTCAGAAGCTGG GTCTGACTGGACATCAACGAGTTGAgggaaaaatgaatatttaccTTAAAAGAAATCGCCCAGAGCACTATGAAAAACTACTGAGTGAACATGTTTTGTAA
- the zfhx2 gene encoding zinc finger homeobox protein 4 isoform X4 has translation MQEESGEKVSSESNGAAEWLCPLCQKGQPDRSSLSLHLTEQHSVLPTCVDRLLDIAVLKQSASGAKEDKGALKSSDAVLSQLKPAEDVSSDPCQSSESSDATQTLGDKEMEEERIKEQEGGEAEPQPEEEGNQLTGAKQQNTAENTEIPDASEKSVGKNGVPAANNTRLFKCNACLETFPSRTALSVHYNSASHIQRMTTGSAKQGGESDPQTPSVPVLSRPYISNKPYQCAICRVSYNHAITLESHMKSVLHQTRSRNAGIVANAANSAVATGGLGGSVTSASNTIVSTSGNGTSQLVTTTNCAAPGTLMVTTTKDGEQIQTTQVAPSLLTSPVASAQAVSAFLTLLTSSPNTLSHSLLPSLFAAGAAPGAAAPQLVPQPQMVMPLILNGLQAQTQQHPENQQGQLLTQCVPFVGLSTAQQALLTQRLNSLQNQWPSAGIPTNIQPCVEEQKQSINSEREQEKQDSDGAVEEKVSDQVKDKVKWTTVNIKTEKVEEEDSREFAQGLNIESKVKSESNEDNGKAHRDGTTDGDSSSNQMDLEGDKAVSLTLSPAGPEKNLQNNNLSPSASMPSNSSLSPLNLNLTLSPDSTPQKSQSGTSPCGSLGTPKSSPSTNALTNNQTRPHCNTMASIYPDLPVLSEFQSEVLWAFFESRSEADAASPPREDCEALGREVGLSEEEVRRWLRQARHAKQRQRATELQHLQGVAGFTRNAQSSDNDFDDEESSLIIAEGEDDAEASGSQAIDLSSTRGKRRQRDFGREGQGDSCLTSDSENEVYTSVIVSDEESQNESLREGPESPAKDETQREVHGDKGSVGGKVLRSTTVFLSDAEDEYEDEEGGGGQRSKRKKRKGEFECDEVEVKKERQDPDVDLELEAQGDPPSSQSHSMDQIPSGALHTLPLSLASFSTQFLSPYVLSLTPSMVGDGSKVPVFPNPPTITRFSSSLLSQSLSSHNQTSHYLSNGGDCESALDLSMGKNNSKSASSSSSLADKIAAQKGQLLDGLGLRPTSKGLVVVQVKPESVTAMSSSNTSTSLVNCNNLTKSSIYMRANATLLEREREKEKEKEREQEQQQRKSKGKRYRDMRRSRTIIQAEQLDILYGCYFKDPNPGKHEFEQISEWVHLPKKVVQIWFQNMRARERKGEVRFISDGTLAAVGKPLIKFTWPLSKPIFSNKPAGNNTGCITTTPIVRTLMKTEREPVKELGKPAVVKKITPVPIKPKEFVSSTTVSPVSSSASAVPKTKLETTSNVTMVKVAPKVNPPVLLPPPKDPIPIAPRPSQKRKLDDESEEEKTDEEKDHENEMGPGPWTTNRMVPKLPSTPINNRPPATTVVSQKQNGLNYWTPKVPIKINTLSREQLALPTHTTPRTIPPPPTPSIAPVSPNTPSSAKVASPSTPVVAKSSPTESSFLTHSSSRRPRTHLSCLQLSILQSCYETCAHPNAMECEAIGTELNLPLKVVQIWFQNTRAKEKRWRLQQEKMSPLSGGKVDMSSGSYLQYNALKANRPILPKPVQLTVTDPPASPMAGQSVPKETLTGRCDACNISFESRAAARAHVFSPRHLATLRTTNFGQPTTLVNKNGTGNGGPGSAVPSSQVSHSTQVTSSGAGSGGEMVIESPPPTATSNS, from the exons ATGCAG gagGAGTCTGGAGAGAAGGTGAGCAGTGAAAGCAATGGAGCAGCAGAGTGGCTGTGCCCCCTGTGCCAAAAAGGGCAACCAGACAGATCCTCCCTGTCTCTACATCTCACTGAGCAACACAGCGTACTTCCAACTTGTGTCGACAGACTGCTGGACATT GCTGTTCTAAAACAGAGTGCCAGTGGAGCGAAAGAGGACAAAGGTGCTCTAAAGTCTTCAG ATGCTGTATTGTCACAACTGAAGCCCGCTGAAGACGTCAGTTCAGACCCCTGCCAATCTAGTGAGAGTTCAGACGCTACCCAGACGCTCGGAGAcaaagagatggaggaagagagaataAAGGAACAGGAGGGAGGTGAAGCTGAGCCACAGCCAGAAGAGGAGGGAAATCAACTCACAGGAGCCAAACAGcaaaatacagctgaaaatacagaaatccCAGACGCTAGTGAAAAGTCAGTTGGTAAAAATGGTGTGCCAGCTGCAAATAACACCCGGTTGTTCAAATGCAATGCTTGCCTGGAAACCTTTCCCAGCAGAACTGCCTTGAGCGTTCATTACAACTCTGCATCCCACATTCAGAGGATGACAACAGGCTCTGCAAAACAAGGTGGGGAAAGTGATCCCCAAACTCCTTCAGTACCTGTCCTGTCTCGGCCATATATATCAAACAAACCCTACCAGTGTGCTATTTGTCGAGTCTCTTACAATCATGCCATCACCCTTGAGAGCCATATGAAATCCGTCTTGCACCAGACCCGCAGCAGAAATGCTGGCATTGTTGCAAATGCTGCAAACAGTGCAGTGGCCACTGGTGGTTTGGGAGGCAGTGTCACCAGTGCTTCAAACACTATAGTGAGCACATCTGGAAATGGAACCAGCCAGTTAGTTACCACCACCAACTGTGCAGCTCCTGGAACCTTGATGGTGACTACTACAAAAGATGGAGAGCAGATCCAAACAACACAAGtcgctccctccctcctcacctcCCCTGTGGCCTCAGCTCAGGCAGTTTCAGCCTTTCTCACCCTCCTTACATCTAGTCccaacacactctcacactccctcctcccctccttgtTTGCAGCTGGTGCTGCTCCTGGTGCCGCCGCACCTCAGCTTGTGCCTCAGCCTCAGATGGTCATGCCCTTGATCTTGAATGGGCTCCAAGCCCAAACCCAGCAGCACCCAGAAAACCAGCAAGGCCAGCTCCTTACCCAGTGTGTGCCATTCGTAGGTCTCAGCACAGCCCAGCAAGCCCTCCTAACCCAAAGACTTAACAGCTTACAGAACCAGTGGCCCTCTGCAGGAATTCCAACAAACATACAGCCCTGTGTGgaagagcaaaaacagagtataaacagtgagagagaacaagagaagCAGGACAGCGATGGGGCAGTTGAAGAGAAGGTCTCAGATCAGGTCAAGGACAAGGTTAAGTGGACTACAGTGAACATTAAAACTGAGAAAGTTGAGGAAGAGGACAGTAGAGAATTTGCACAAGGTCTTAATATAGAAAGCAAAGTGAAGAGTGAGAGTAATGAAGACAATGGGAAGGCACATAGAGATGGCACAACAGATGGAGACAGCTCGTCTAATCAGATGGACCTGGAAGGTGATAAAGCAGTTAGCCTGACTCTCTCCCCAGCGGGCCCAGAGAAGAACCTCCAAAATAACAACCTCTCGCCTTCTGCATCTATGCCCAGCAACTCAAGCCTCAGTCCTTTAAATTTAAACCTTACACTTAGCCCTGATTCTACTCCTCAAAAATCACAATCTGGCACTAGCCCATGTGGTTCTCTTGGCACCCCAAAATCCAGCCCGAGTACAAATGCCTTAACAAACAATCAAACTCGGCCCCATTGTAATACAATGGCATCCATTTATCCAGACCTTCCAGTGCTGTCAGAGTTTCAGTCAGAGGTTCTTTGGGCGTTCTTCGAGTCACGAAGTGAGGCTGATGCTGCAAGTCCTCCCCGTGAGGACTGTGAGGCGCTTGGCAGAGAGGTAGGACTTTCTGAGGAAGAGGTGCGTAGGTGGCTGAGGCAGGCCCGACATGCCAAACAAAGACAGAGGGCAACAGAGTTGCAACACCTGCAAGGCGTGGCAGGATTCACAAGAAATGCTCAAAGTTCTGACAATGACTTTGATGACGAAGAAAGCTCACTGATTATAGCAGAAGGTGAAGATGACGCTGAAGCTTCAGGTAGTCAAGCAATCGATCTGTCTAGTACAAGAGGGAAACGCAGACAGAGAGATTTTGGAAGGGAGGGTCAGGGAGATTCCTGTCTGACCTCTGACTCAGAAAATGAGGTCTACACCTCTGTCATTGTGTCAGATGAGGAAAGTCAGAATGAGTCTTTGAGGGAAGGTCCTGAGAGCCCTGCTAAAGATGAAACACAGCGGGAGGTCCATGGTGACAAGGGGTCAGTTGGAGGAAAGGTCTTGCGCTCCACAACTGTGTTTCTCTCCGATGCGGAGGATGAGTATGAagatgaggagggaggagggggtcaGAGGTccaagagaaaaaagagaaagggggAGTTTGAGTGTGATGAGGTGGAAGTGAAGAAGGAGAGACAAGACCCAGATGTGGATCTTGAGTTGGAGGCCCAAGGGGATCCTCCAAGTTCACAGTCCCACTCCATGGACCAGATTCCAAGTGGTGCTCTCCACACACTTCCTCTGTCTCTTGCTTCCTTTTCTACTCAATTCCTTAGCCCCTATGTCCTCTCTCTTACTCCATCAATGGTTGGAGATGGGAGCAAAGTACCTGTCTTTCCTAACCCACCTACCATCACACGCTTCTCCAGCTCTCTTCTCTCACAGTCTCTCTCTTCCCACAACCAAACTTCTCACTACTTGTCCAATGGTGGTGACTGTGAGTCTGCTCTGGATCTCAGCATGGGGAAAAACAATTCAAAATCTGCTTCTTCCTCATCATCTCTTGCTGATAAAATTGCAGCACAGAAGGGACAGTTGCTGGATGGGCTTGGCCTAAGGCCCACATCCAAAGGTCTGGTTGTTGTCCAGGTTAAACCTGAATCTGTTACTGCCATGTCCTCTTCCAATACCAGTACGAGTCTGGTCAACTGCAATAACTTGACAAAGTCTAGTATTTACATGAGGGCAAATGCCACACTATTAGAAAGGGAgcgagaaaaggagaaagagaaggagagagagcaggagcagcagcagaggaagtcCAAAGGAAAAAGGTATCGGGATATGCGGCGTTCAAGGACCATCATTCAAGCTGAACAACTTGATATACTGTATGGCTGCTATTTCAAAGACCCAAACCCTGGGAAACATGAGTTTGAACAGATTTCAGAATGGGTTCACCTTCCAAAGAAGGTTGTTCAGATTTGGTTCCAGAACATGAGGGCAAGGGAACGCAAGGGTGAAGTCCGATTCATCAGTGACGGGACCCTGGCAGCAGTTGGCAAACCCCTCATCAAATTTACCTGGCCTCTTTCCAAACCAATATTTTCCAACAAGCCTGCTGGAAACAATACTGGATGCATCACAACTACTCCAATTGTGCGCACCCTCATGAAGACAGAGCGAGAGCCTGTAAAGGAGCTGGGAAAACCAGCTGTGGTGAAAAAAATAACCCCAGTTCCTATCAAGCCTAAGGAGTTTGTTTCCTCTACCACAGTCTCTCCTGTGAGCAGCAGTGCCTCTGCAGTGCCAAAGACCAAGCTCGAAACCACCAGCAATGTCACTATGGTCAAAGTTGCACCCAAAGTCAACCCCCCTGTCCTTTTACCACCACCCAAGGATCCCATCCCCATTGCCCCACGACCGTCCCAGAAGCGAAAGCTAGACGACGAGAGCGAGGAGGAAAAGACTGATGAAGAGAAAGACCATGAGAATGAGATGGGTCCGGGGCCATGGACCACTAACCGCATGGTGCCCAAGCTGCCCTCAACACCCATCAACAACAGGCCTCCTGCCACAACAGTGGTGTCACAAAAACAGAATGGGCTTAACTACTGGACCCCTAAAGTCCCTATTAAGATCAACACCCTATCAAGAGAACAACTGGCTCTTCCCACACACACGACTCCTCGTAccatcccccctcctcccaccccCAGTATTGCACCAGTCAGCCCGAATACCCCTAGTTCTGCCAAAGTGGCCAGCCCATCTACCCCGGTTGTAGCTAAATCAAGTCCAACAGAAAGCAGCTTTCTGACCCATTCATCCAGCCGCAGGCCACGCACACACTTGTCCTGCCTACAACTGTCCATTCTGCAATCCTGTTATGAGACCTGTGCCCACCCTAATGCCATGGAGTGTGAGGCCATCGGCACTGAGCTCAACCTGCCACTCAAGGTGGTGCAGATCTGGTTCCAAAACACCAGAGCCAAGGAGAAGCGCTGGAGGCTGCAGCAAGAGAAAATG
- the zfhx2 gene encoding zinc finger homeobox protein 4 isoform X3, translating to MPDWQPTITGEESGEKVSSESNGAAEWLCPLCQKGQPDRSSLSLHLTEQHSVLPTCVDRLLDIAVLKQSASGAKEDKGALKSSDAVLSQLKPAEDVSSDPCQSSESSDATQTLGDKEMEEERIKEQEGGEAEPQPEEEGNQLTGAKQQNTAENTEIPDASEKSVGKNGVPAANNTRLFKCNACLETFPSRTALSVHYNSASHIQRMTTGSAKQGGESDPQTPSVPVLSRPYISNKPYQCAICRVSYNHAITLESHMKSVLHQTRSRNAGIVANAANSAVATGGLGGSVTSASNTIVSTSGNGTSQLVTTTNCAAPGTLMVTTTKDGEQIQTTQVAPSLLTSPVASAQAVSAFLTLLTSSPNTLSHSLLPSLFAAGAAPGAAAPQLVPQPQMVMPLILNGLQAQTQQHPENQQGQLLTQCVPFVGLSTAQQALLTQRLNSLQNQWPSAGIPTNIQPCVEEQKQSINSEREQEKQDSDGAVEEKVSDQVKDKVKWTTVNIKTEKVEEEDSREFAQGLNIESKVKSESNEDNGKAHRDGTTDGDSSSNQMDLEGDKAVSLTLSPAGPEKNLQNNNLSPSASMPSNSSLSPLNLNLTLSPDSTPQKSQSGTSPCGSLGTPKSSPSTNALTNNQTRPHCNTMASIYPDLPVLSEFQSEVLWAFFESRSEADAASPPREDCEALGREVGLSEEEVRRWLRQARHAKQRQRATELQHLQGVAGFTRNAQSSDNDFDDEESSLIIAEGEDDAEASGSQAIDLSSTRGKRRQRDFGREGQGDSCLTSDSENEVYTSVIVSDEESQNESLREGPESPAKDETQREVHGDKGSVGGKVLRSTTVFLSDAEDEYEDEEGGGGQRSKRKKRKGEFECDEVEVKKERQDPDVDLELEAQGDPPSSQSHSMDQIPSGALHTLPLSLASFSTQFLSPYVLSLTPSMVGDGSKVPVFPNPPTITRFSSSLLSQSLSSHNQTSHYLSNGGDCESALDLSMGKNNSKSASSSSSLADKIAAQKGQLLDGLGLRPTSKGLVVVQVKPESVTAMSSSNTSTSLVNCNNLTKSSIYMRANATLLEREREKEKEKEREQEQQQRKSKGKRYRDMRRSRTIIQAEQLDILYGCYFKDPNPGKHEFEQISEWVHLPKKVVQIWFQNMRARERKGEVRFISDGTLAAVGKPLIKFTWPLSKPIFSNKPAGNNTGCITTTPIVRTLMKTEREPVKELGKPAVVKKITPVPIKPKEFVSSTTVSPVSSSASAVPKTKLETTSNVTMVKVAPKVNPPVLLPPPKDPIPIAPRPSQKRKLDDESEEEKTDEEKDHENEMGPGPWTTNRMVPKLPSTPINNRPPATTVVSQKQNGLNYWTPKVPIKINTLSREQLALPTHTTPRTIPPPPTPSIAPVSPNTPSSAKVASPSTPVVAKSSPTESSFLTHSSSRRPRTHLSCLQLSILQSCYETCAHPNAMECEAIGTELNLPLKVVQIWFQNTRAKEKRWRLQQEKMSPLSGGKVDMSSGSYLQYNALKANRPILPKPVQLTVTDPPASPMAGQSVPKETLTGRCDACNISFESRAAARAHVFSPRHLATLRTTNFGQPTTLVNKNGTGNGGPGSAVPSSQVSHSTQVTSSGAGSGGEMVIESPPPTATSNS from the exons ATGCCCGATTGGCAGCCCACAATCACAGGG gagGAGTCTGGAGAGAAGGTGAGCAGTGAAAGCAATGGAGCAGCAGAGTGGCTGTGCCCCCTGTGCCAAAAAGGGCAACCAGACAGATCCTCCCTGTCTCTACATCTCACTGAGCAACACAGCGTACTTCCAACTTGTGTCGACAGACTGCTGGACATT GCTGTTCTAAAACAGAGTGCCAGTGGAGCGAAAGAGGACAAAGGTGCTCTAAAGTCTTCAG ATGCTGTATTGTCACAACTGAAGCCCGCTGAAGACGTCAGTTCAGACCCCTGCCAATCTAGTGAGAGTTCAGACGCTACCCAGACGCTCGGAGAcaaagagatggaggaagagagaataAAGGAACAGGAGGGAGGTGAAGCTGAGCCACAGCCAGAAGAGGAGGGAAATCAACTCACAGGAGCCAAACAGcaaaatacagctgaaaatacagaaatccCAGACGCTAGTGAAAAGTCAGTTGGTAAAAATGGTGTGCCAGCTGCAAATAACACCCGGTTGTTCAAATGCAATGCTTGCCTGGAAACCTTTCCCAGCAGAACTGCCTTGAGCGTTCATTACAACTCTGCATCCCACATTCAGAGGATGACAACAGGCTCTGCAAAACAAGGTGGGGAAAGTGATCCCCAAACTCCTTCAGTACCTGTCCTGTCTCGGCCATATATATCAAACAAACCCTACCAGTGTGCTATTTGTCGAGTCTCTTACAATCATGCCATCACCCTTGAGAGCCATATGAAATCCGTCTTGCACCAGACCCGCAGCAGAAATGCTGGCATTGTTGCAAATGCTGCAAACAGTGCAGTGGCCACTGGTGGTTTGGGAGGCAGTGTCACCAGTGCTTCAAACACTATAGTGAGCACATCTGGAAATGGAACCAGCCAGTTAGTTACCACCACCAACTGTGCAGCTCCTGGAACCTTGATGGTGACTACTACAAAAGATGGAGAGCAGATCCAAACAACACAAGtcgctccctccctcctcacctcCCCTGTGGCCTCAGCTCAGGCAGTTTCAGCCTTTCTCACCCTCCTTACATCTAGTCccaacacactctcacactccctcctcccctccttgtTTGCAGCTGGTGCTGCTCCTGGTGCCGCCGCACCTCAGCTTGTGCCTCAGCCTCAGATGGTCATGCCCTTGATCTTGAATGGGCTCCAAGCCCAAACCCAGCAGCACCCAGAAAACCAGCAAGGCCAGCTCCTTACCCAGTGTGTGCCATTCGTAGGTCTCAGCACAGCCCAGCAAGCCCTCCTAACCCAAAGACTTAACAGCTTACAGAACCAGTGGCCCTCTGCAGGAATTCCAACAAACATACAGCCCTGTGTGgaagagcaaaaacagagtataaacagtgagagagaacaagagaagCAGGACAGCGATGGGGCAGTTGAAGAGAAGGTCTCAGATCAGGTCAAGGACAAGGTTAAGTGGACTACAGTGAACATTAAAACTGAGAAAGTTGAGGAAGAGGACAGTAGAGAATTTGCACAAGGTCTTAATATAGAAAGCAAAGTGAAGAGTGAGAGTAATGAAGACAATGGGAAGGCACATAGAGATGGCACAACAGATGGAGACAGCTCGTCTAATCAGATGGACCTGGAAGGTGATAAAGCAGTTAGCCTGACTCTCTCCCCAGCGGGCCCAGAGAAGAACCTCCAAAATAACAACCTCTCGCCTTCTGCATCTATGCCCAGCAACTCAAGCCTCAGTCCTTTAAATTTAAACCTTACACTTAGCCCTGATTCTACTCCTCAAAAATCACAATCTGGCACTAGCCCATGTGGTTCTCTTGGCACCCCAAAATCCAGCCCGAGTACAAATGCCTTAACAAACAATCAAACTCGGCCCCATTGTAATACAATGGCATCCATTTATCCAGACCTTCCAGTGCTGTCAGAGTTTCAGTCAGAGGTTCTTTGGGCGTTCTTCGAGTCACGAAGTGAGGCTGATGCTGCAAGTCCTCCCCGTGAGGACTGTGAGGCGCTTGGCAGAGAGGTAGGACTTTCTGAGGAAGAGGTGCGTAGGTGGCTGAGGCAGGCCCGACATGCCAAACAAAGACAGAGGGCAACAGAGTTGCAACACCTGCAAGGCGTGGCAGGATTCACAAGAAATGCTCAAAGTTCTGACAATGACTTTGATGACGAAGAAAGCTCACTGATTATAGCAGAAGGTGAAGATGACGCTGAAGCTTCAGGTAGTCAAGCAATCGATCTGTCTAGTACAAGAGGGAAACGCAGACAGAGAGATTTTGGAAGGGAGGGTCAGGGAGATTCCTGTCTGACCTCTGACTCAGAAAATGAGGTCTACACCTCTGTCATTGTGTCAGATGAGGAAAGTCAGAATGAGTCTTTGAGGGAAGGTCCTGAGAGCCCTGCTAAAGATGAAACACAGCGGGAGGTCCATGGTGACAAGGGGTCAGTTGGAGGAAAGGTCTTGCGCTCCACAACTGTGTTTCTCTCCGATGCGGAGGATGAGTATGAagatgaggagggaggagggggtcaGAGGTccaagagaaaaaagagaaagggggAGTTTGAGTGTGATGAGGTGGAAGTGAAGAAGGAGAGACAAGACCCAGATGTGGATCTTGAGTTGGAGGCCCAAGGGGATCCTCCAAGTTCACAGTCCCACTCCATGGACCAGATTCCAAGTGGTGCTCTCCACACACTTCCTCTGTCTCTTGCTTCCTTTTCTACTCAATTCCTTAGCCCCTATGTCCTCTCTCTTACTCCATCAATGGTTGGAGATGGGAGCAAAGTACCTGTCTTTCCTAACCCACCTACCATCACACGCTTCTCCAGCTCTCTTCTCTCACAGTCTCTCTCTTCCCACAACCAAACTTCTCACTACTTGTCCAATGGTGGTGACTGTGAGTCTGCTCTGGATCTCAGCATGGGGAAAAACAATTCAAAATCTGCTTCTTCCTCATCATCTCTTGCTGATAAAATTGCAGCACAGAAGGGACAGTTGCTGGATGGGCTTGGCCTAAGGCCCACATCCAAAGGTCTGGTTGTTGTCCAGGTTAAACCTGAATCTGTTACTGCCATGTCCTCTTCCAATACCAGTACGAGTCTGGTCAACTGCAATAACTTGACAAAGTCTAGTATTTACATGAGGGCAAATGCCACACTATTAGAAAGGGAgcgagaaaaggagaaagagaaggagagagagcaggagcagcagcagaggaagtcCAAAGGAAAAAGGTATCGGGATATGCGGCGTTCAAGGACCATCATTCAAGCTGAACAACTTGATATACTGTATGGCTGCTATTTCAAAGACCCAAACCCTGGGAAACATGAGTTTGAACAGATTTCAGAATGGGTTCACCTTCCAAAGAAGGTTGTTCAGATTTGGTTCCAGAACATGAGGGCAAGGGAACGCAAGGGTGAAGTCCGATTCATCAGTGACGGGACCCTGGCAGCAGTTGGCAAACCCCTCATCAAATTTACCTGGCCTCTTTCCAAACCAATATTTTCCAACAAGCCTGCTGGAAACAATACTGGATGCATCACAACTACTCCAATTGTGCGCACCCTCATGAAGACAGAGCGAGAGCCTGTAAAGGAGCTGGGAAAACCAGCTGTGGTGAAAAAAATAACCCCAGTTCCTATCAAGCCTAAGGAGTTTGTTTCCTCTACCACAGTCTCTCCTGTGAGCAGCAGTGCCTCTGCAGTGCCAAAGACCAAGCTCGAAACCACCAGCAATGTCACTATGGTCAAAGTTGCACCCAAAGTCAACCCCCCTGTCCTTTTACCACCACCCAAGGATCCCATCCCCATTGCCCCACGACCGTCCCAGAAGCGAAAGCTAGACGACGAGAGCGAGGAGGAAAAGACTGATGAAGAGAAAGACCATGAGAATGAGATGGGTCCGGGGCCATGGACCACTAACCGCATGGTGCCCAAGCTGCCCTCAACACCCATCAACAACAGGCCTCCTGCCACAACAGTGGTGTCACAAAAACAGAATGGGCTTAACTACTGGACCCCTAAAGTCCCTATTAAGATCAACACCCTATCAAGAGAACAACTGGCTCTTCCCACACACACGACTCCTCGTAccatcccccctcctcccaccccCAGTATTGCACCAGTCAGCCCGAATACCCCTAGTTCTGCCAAAGTGGCCAGCCCATCTACCCCGGTTGTAGCTAAATCAAGTCCAACAGAAAGCAGCTTTCTGACCCATTCATCCAGCCGCAGGCCACGCACACACTTGTCCTGCCTACAACTGTCCATTCTGCAATCCTGTTATGAGACCTGTGCCCACCCTAATGCCATGGAGTGTGAGGCCATCGGCACTGAGCTCAACCTGCCACTCAAGGTGGTGCAGATCTGGTTCCAAAACACCAGAGCCAAGGAGAAGCGCTGGAGGCTGCAGCAAGAGAAAATG